A stretch of Burkholderia sp. HI2500 DNA encodes these proteins:
- a CDS encoding Hsp20/alpha crystallin family protein translates to MSNVTRYDPFSIEPVADLFQGLFRPLRGMTLTDEPDLASMKIDVTESDEAYKVNAELPGVAKDDIDVQVTGSTVSIHAKIERNQEQKEGERVIRRERYSGAISRSFSLSGEIDDANATATYQDGVLSLTLPKKAPVAQKKLAIS, encoded by the coding sequence ATGAGCAATGTCACGCGTTACGATCCGTTTTCGATCGAACCCGTCGCCGACCTGTTTCAGGGGCTGTTCAGGCCGCTGCGCGGAATGACGCTGACGGACGAGCCCGATCTGGCCTCGATGAAGATCGACGTGACGGAAAGCGACGAGGCGTACAAGGTCAACGCGGAACTGCCGGGCGTCGCCAAGGACGACATCGACGTCCAGGTGACGGGCAGCACCGTATCGATCCACGCGAAGATCGAGCGCAACCAGGAGCAGAAGGAGGGCGAACGCGTGATCCGGCGCGAGCGCTACAGCGGTGCGATCAGCCGCTCGTTCTCGCTGTCGGGCGAGATCGACGACGCGAACGCGACGGCGACTTACCAGGACGGCGTGCTGTCGCTGACGCTCCCGAAGAAGGCGCCGGTCGCGCAGAAGAAACTGGCCATCAGCTGA
- a CDS encoding lytic polysaccharide monooxygenase, which produces MNKIIRRYVASVVPCALTGVALLVAAAGAHAHGRLTEPPSRIVLCTQGQNPNCHVDAWHANAMENGKFFPATQSGLSDPFAPADAKNAAPPLDGEIAGASTNGPLPVLNEQSPSRWQKIPLRPGALQNFKWEFSAVHKTRRWNYFITRADWNPSEKLTRAQFEPTPFCTIQNPGQPYWDPNANLVPQQPTIHQCRLPVRSGYHVILAVWEVADTAMAFYQVVDATFTNGDTTRSPF; this is translated from the coding sequence ATGAACAAGATCATCCGCAGATACGTTGCTTCCGTGGTGCCATGCGCGTTGACCGGCGTGGCACTGCTGGTCGCGGCGGCCGGTGCTCACGCGCACGGCCGTTTGACCGAACCGCCTTCGCGTATCGTGCTGTGCACGCAAGGGCAGAATCCGAACTGTCACGTCGACGCGTGGCACGCGAACGCGATGGAGAACGGCAAGTTCTTCCCCGCGACGCAAAGCGGCCTGTCCGATCCGTTCGCGCCGGCCGACGCGAAGAATGCCGCACCGCCGCTGGACGGCGAAATCGCCGGCGCCAGCACCAATGGCCCGCTGCCGGTGCTGAACGAGCAGTCGCCGAGCCGCTGGCAGAAGATCCCGCTGCGGCCGGGCGCGTTGCAGAATTTCAAATGGGAATTCAGCGCCGTGCACAAGACGCGTCGCTGGAACTACTTCATTACACGCGCCGACTGGAACCCGTCGGAAAAGCTGACGCGCGCGCAGTTCGAGCCCACGCCGTTCTGCACGATCCAGAATCCCGGCCAGCCTTACTGGGACCCGAACGCGAACCTGGTGCCCCAGCAGCCGACCATTCACCAATGCCGGTTGCCGGTGCGTAGCGGTTACCACGTCATCCTGGCGGTCTGGGAAGTCGCGGATACGGCGATGGCGTTCTATCAGGTCGTCGATGCGACGTTCACCAACGGCGATACGACTCGCAGCCCGTTCTGA
- a CDS encoding fatty acid desaturase family protein, translating into MTQDEWRSVKAILPNGPTGHLTLALWFADVALLAAAWVLWLAGGPARIAALVLATLALIHLYLILHEALHNAASRSRACNEAIGHLCGWIIGLPYLPRRRSHLGHHAWTAHPTRDPENRKMIQKFSVMTERGARTLEFIWRHWIPMMAFNHFLSHWIAPFLHRDTPAHRAKSNTEIAFSALYLAGYAAVGALAYRAGVLGSLIAFSTILWIVLLMAVELLNLPHHAEIPLLADDAARPPLWEQDVVSHSCANVPLWSRWVVLNFNLHVAHHAYPWLPWYDLPRAQRLLDAVSTAEAPRQTHEWAFAVTKRRRPLLELMGHFFDKRGASSQGGR; encoded by the coding sequence ATGACCCAAGACGAATGGCGCTCGGTCAAGGCAATATTGCCGAACGGACCCACCGGACACCTGACGCTCGCGCTCTGGTTCGCCGATGTCGCATTGCTTGCCGCTGCGTGGGTGCTCTGGCTCGCCGGCGGGCCCGCACGCATCGCCGCGCTCGTCCTCGCCACGCTCGCGCTGATCCACCTCTATCTGATCTTGCACGAGGCACTGCACAACGCCGCATCGCGTTCGCGCGCGTGCAACGAGGCCATCGGCCATCTCTGCGGATGGATCATCGGATTGCCGTACCTGCCGCGGCGCAGATCGCATCTGGGCCATCACGCGTGGACCGCGCACCCGACACGGGATCCGGAGAATCGCAAGATGATCCAGAAGTTTTCCGTGATGACGGAACGCGGCGCGCGTACGCTCGAATTCATCTGGCGGCACTGGATCCCGATGATGGCGTTCAATCATTTCCTCAGCCACTGGATCGCACCGTTCCTGCACCGCGATACGCCTGCGCATCGCGCGAAATCGAATACCGAGATCGCATTCAGCGCGCTCTACCTGGCCGGCTATGCGGCGGTCGGCGCGCTGGCGTATCGTGCGGGCGTGCTCGGCAGCCTCATCGCGTTCTCGACGATCCTGTGGATCGTGTTGCTGATGGCCGTCGAACTGCTCAACCTTCCGCATCACGCCGAGATCCCGCTGCTGGCCGACGACGCGGCACGCCCGCCGCTCTGGGAGCAGGACGTGGTGTCGCACAGCTGCGCCAACGTTCCCCTCTGGTCACGCTGGGTGGTCCTGAATTTCAACCTTCACGTCGCCCATCATGCGTACCCCTGGTTGCCGTGGTACGACCTGCCTCGCGCACAACGGCTGCTCGATGCAGTCTCGACGGCCGAGGCGCCGCGCCAGACCCACGAGTGGGCATTCGCCGTGACCAAGCGACGCCGGCCGCTGCTCGAACTGATGGGGCACTTCTTCGACAAGCGTGGCGCGTCGTCCCAGGGCGGACGCTGA
- a CDS encoding endo alpha-1,4 polygalactosaminidase: protein MSARSFASFVLMLLLAACGGDSDSSAPGSAFAATSVRASQAAAWKPLVPGTSWQWQIDGNRINETVLDGVNNPRKMFDVDMELTDAGTIQRLKAKGIYVVCYMEVGGREDTRGDAGKFPDSVLGNPVEGYEDHERWLDIRQTAILMPLMLARLDQAKKKGCDGIEPDLDDSYRQETGFPLTRDDQLRYNTALIAAAHDRGMSMGLKNGSGIATAMAKVADWALNEQCNRFHECGDYASFIALNKAVFNVEYTRPDGMTLAAFCPADNQANFDGILKLSSDTLSALPRAACRFE from the coding sequence ATGTCCGCAAGATCGTTCGCTTCATTCGTGCTGATGCTGCTGCTCGCGGCGTGCGGAGGCGACTCCGATTCGTCCGCGCCCGGCAGCGCATTCGCGGCCACTTCCGTGCGCGCCTCGCAGGCCGCCGCGTGGAAACCGCTCGTGCCCGGCACGAGCTGGCAATGGCAGATCGACGGCAACCGAATCAACGAGACGGTGCTGGACGGCGTGAACAACCCGCGCAAGATGTTCGACGTCGACATGGAGCTGACCGATGCCGGCACGATCCAGCGCCTGAAGGCGAAGGGCATCTATGTCGTCTGCTACATGGAGGTGGGCGGGCGCGAGGACACCCGTGGCGATGCCGGCAAGTTTCCGGACAGCGTGCTCGGCAACCCCGTCGAAGGGTATGAGGATCACGAACGCTGGCTGGACATCCGCCAGACCGCGATCCTGATGCCGCTGATGCTGGCGCGGCTCGACCAGGCGAAGAAAAAGGGCTGCGACGGCATCGAGCCGGACCTCGACGACAGCTATCGCCAGGAAACCGGCTTTCCGCTGACGCGTGACGATCAGTTGCGGTACAACACGGCGCTGATCGCCGCCGCGCACGATCGCGGGATGTCGATGGGCCTCAAGAACGGCTCGGGTATCGCCACCGCGATGGCGAAAGTGGCCGACTGGGCGCTCAACGAGCAATGCAACAGGTTCCACGAGTGCGGTGACTACGCGAGCTTCATCGCGCTGAACAAGGCCGTGTTCAATGTCGAGTACACGCGCCCGGACGGCATGACGCTCGCGGCTTTCTGCCCGGCGGACAACCAGGCCAATTTCGACGGCATTCTGAAACTGTCGAGCGACACGCTCTCGGCGCTGCCGCGCGCGGCTTGCCGGTTCGAGTGA
- the pdxR gene encoding MocR-like pyridoxine biosynthesis transcription factor PdxR: protein MSEPTLPLTIEIDRQHQLPLYLQICERFRAAIAAGHLRPGDRVPALRGLATQLNTARGTVEQAYTILVDEGYLQMRGAAGTFVSPSLPISLTRASPPRTGTPPNRPGEPAAPPRASTPAPSPPLARSAPSTPPADLQPPRRPQPIAVALSGEPSPLQPGLPALDAFPRKVWHRLVSLRARSGERALLGYPNPAGYRPLREHIATYLTLSRGVTCVPDQVFVTGGYRATLELMLRSLARANDRVWFEDPGYLLARGFLSETGVQLVPVPVDDEGIDVARGMQLDPQARFALVTPSHQSPLGHTLSLSRRIALLDWAARTSGWIVEDDYDSEFRYLGRPLPALKSLDRRDHVIYCSTFSKAMYPGLRLAYAVVPERAVERVERVACSMNAGSPPLLQAALADFIEQGHFARHLKRMRALYGERRMLIVHALRQAFGERMIVELPAGGIQFAVQFTDGPDGPVDDVAVAARARVAGLAVLPLSIWYTNSHTRQTPRGLVIGFANIVDADEAQRHARTLRACLDR from the coding sequence ATGTCTGAGCCCACTCTTCCGCTGACCATTGAAATCGACCGGCAGCACCAGTTGCCGCTCTATCTGCAGATTTGCGAGCGGTTCCGGGCCGCGATCGCCGCCGGCCACCTGCGCCCTGGCGACCGCGTACCCGCGCTGCGCGGCCTGGCGACGCAATTGAACACGGCGCGCGGCACCGTCGAACAGGCCTATACGATCCTGGTCGACGAGGGCTATCTGCAGATGCGCGGCGCGGCAGGCACGTTCGTCTCGCCGTCCTTGCCGATCTCGCTGACCCGCGCGTCGCCGCCGCGCACCGGTACCCCGCCGAACCGGCCCGGCGAACCGGCGGCCCCGCCGCGGGCGTCGACGCCGGCCCCTTCGCCCCCTTTGGCCCGGTCAGCCCCTTCGACCCCGCCCGCCGACCTCCAGCCGCCGCGGCGCCCGCAGCCGATCGCCGTCGCGCTGAGCGGCGAGCCGAGCCCGCTGCAACCCGGGCTCCCGGCGCTCGATGCGTTTCCGCGCAAGGTCTGGCACCGGCTCGTGTCGCTGCGCGCACGCAGCGGCGAACGCGCGCTGCTCGGCTATCCGAATCCCGCCGGCTACCGGCCGCTGCGCGAACACATCGCCACCTATCTGACGCTGTCGCGCGGCGTGACCTGCGTGCCGGACCAGGTCTTCGTCACCGGCGGCTACCGCGCCACGCTGGAACTGATGCTGCGCAGCCTCGCACGGGCGAACGACCGCGTGTGGTTCGAGGATCCCGGCTATCTGCTCGCCCGCGGCTTCCTGTCCGAGACCGGCGTGCAGCTCGTCCCCGTGCCGGTGGACGACGAAGGGATCGACGTCGCGCGCGGCATGCAACTGGACCCGCAGGCCCGCTTCGCGCTGGTGACGCCGTCGCATCAGAGCCCGCTCGGGCATACGCTGTCGCTGTCCCGCCGCATCGCGCTGCTGGACTGGGCCGCCAGGACGTCGGGGTGGATCGTCGAGGACGACTACGACAGCGAGTTTCGTTATCTCGGCCGCCCGCTGCCGGCGCTGAAGAGCCTTGACCGACGCGATCACGTGATCTATTGCAGCACCTTCAGCAAGGCGATGTATCCCGGCCTGCGGCTCGCCTACGCGGTCGTGCCCGAGCGCGCGGTGGAGCGGGTCGAGCGCGTGGCATGCAGCATGAATGCCGGTTCGCCGCCCCTGCTGCAGGCGGCCCTCGCCGACTTCATCGAGCAGGGGCACTTCGCGCGGCACCTGAAGCGGATGCGCGCGCTGTACGGCGAGCGCCGCATGCTGATCGTGCACGCGCTGCGGCAGGCGTTCGGCGAGCGGATGATCGTCGAATTGCCGGCGGGCGGCATCCAGTTCGCGGTGCAGTTCACCGACGGGCCCGACGGACCGGTCGACGACGTCGCCGTCGCTGCCCGCGCGCGCGTCGCCGGCCTGGCGGTCCTGCCGCTGTCGATCTGGTATACGAACAGCCACACGCGGCAAACGCCGCGCGGCCTCGTCATCGGGTTCGCGAACATCGTCGACGCGGACGAAGCGCAGCGTCACGCACGAACGCTGCGCGCCTGCCTGGACCGCTGA
- a CDS encoding chitinase translates to MNSTWAELCQSKGEIMSQTGIEGMKMKRNQQTGIVRRSTLRGALALLLAGSLLGTGAAAAGALGTSGTGTAPAFVYSPYKDATISMNWNTNVISTNVTGQLSPVLSVLPTGVRTLTLAFATGECGSENWAGVDGGAMAAANVPLFTAANVNYVISTGGAAGMFTCGTDAGMAAFIDRYASSNLIGIDFDIEGGQTQQVINDLVQRVAVAQRKYPGLRFSFTLATLAPSQQGATTASSWGASAPDSFNIYGDWVMQAIQAAGLKNYTIDLMTMDYGSASAGNCVVANGTCQMGQSAIQAAMNLHDHWGVPYSQIELTPMIGGNDVVGETFTPADADTVAQFVKQNGLAGVHFWSFDRDVDCPPGAASSTCNSIGGVGTLGYTNRFANRLAPGK, encoded by the coding sequence TTGAATTCGACCTGGGCGGAGCTTTGTCAATCGAAAGGGGAAATCATGAGCCAGACCGGAATCGAGGGCATGAAAATGAAGCGCAACCAGCAAACCGGAATCGTGCGGCGATCGACCTTGAGGGGCGCGCTGGCGCTTCTGCTGGCAGGGTCGTTGTTAGGCACCGGCGCTGCGGCGGCGGGTGCCTTGGGTACATCGGGTACCGGCACGGCGCCGGCATTCGTCTATAGCCCGTACAAGGACGCGACGATTTCGATGAACTGGAATACCAACGTCATCTCGACGAACGTCACGGGTCAACTGAGCCCGGTGCTGTCGGTGCTGCCAACCGGTGTCCGTACGCTGACGCTCGCGTTCGCGACCGGTGAATGCGGCAGCGAGAACTGGGCGGGCGTCGACGGCGGCGCGATGGCGGCTGCCAATGTGCCGCTTTTCACCGCGGCCAATGTGAATTACGTGATTTCCACCGGCGGCGCGGCCGGCATGTTCACGTGCGGGACGGATGCGGGCATGGCGGCCTTCATCGATCGTTATGCATCGAGCAACCTGATCGGCATCGATTTCGATATCGAGGGCGGGCAGACGCAACAGGTGATCAACGATCTCGTCCAGCGCGTGGCCGTCGCCCAGCGGAAATATCCCGGCCTGCGCTTCAGCTTTACGCTCGCGACACTGGCGCCTTCCCAGCAGGGCGCGACCACGGCCAGCTCGTGGGGCGCCAGCGCCCCCGACAGCTTCAACATATACGGCGACTGGGTCATGCAGGCGATCCAGGCGGCCGGCCTGAAGAACTACACCATCGACCTGATGACGATGGACTACGGGTCGGCTAGCGCGGGGAACTGCGTGGTCGCGAACGGCACCTGCCAGATGGGGCAGTCGGCGATCCAGGCCGCGATGAACCTGCACGATCACTGGGGCGTACCGTACAGCCAGATCGAGCTGACGCCGATGATCGGCGGCAACGATGTGGTCGGCGAAACCTTCACGCCGGCGGACGCGGACACCGTGGCGCAGTTCGTGAAACAGAACGGTCTCGCGGGTGTCCACTTCTGGTCGTTCGACCGGGACGTCGATTGTCCGCCCGGCGCCGCATCGTCGACGTGCAATTCGATCGGCGGTGTCGGTACGCTCGGTTATACGAACCGGTTTGCCAACCGCCTGGCGCCCGGTAAATGA
- a CDS encoding DUF1488 domain-containing protein: MQISFPSEHPTYCGLDPALTFPALVEGHRVRCAITAEALEDHFRAASPCEQDLVDAFARHRPAIERAARCLLEEMGGRPILLHSGYFRFCT; encoded by the coding sequence ATGCAGATCTCGTTTCCTTCCGAACATCCGACGTATTGCGGCCTGGATCCGGCACTGACCTTTCCGGCGCTGGTCGAAGGCCACCGCGTGCGCTGCGCGATTACCGCGGAAGCGCTGGAGGATCACTTCCGCGCGGCGTCGCCGTGCGAGCAGGATCTCGTGGATGCGTTTGCCCGCCACCGTCCCGCGATCGAGCGCGCCGCACGCTGCCTGCTCGAGGAGATGGGCGGGCGGCCGATTCTGCTTCACAGCGGCTATTTCCGGTTCTGCACGTGA
- a CDS encoding SDR family oxidoreductase, which produces MKIVVIGGSGLIGSRVVTLLAEAGHQALAASPSTGVNTVTGEGLAEALTDADVVVDVANAPSWEPQAVLDFFRTAARNLGKAEVAAGVRHHVALSIVGCDRMPENGYFLAKVAQEQAIEAAGVPYTIVRATQFMEFIGGIADFSTQDGTVRIGDGLFQPIAAEDVSALVAQIALGGPQNGTVEIAGPDRAPFAEIVARYLKSVGDPRAVVTDREARYYGGRVEETSLVPLGKARLGRIGLDAWLARG; this is translated from the coding sequence ATGAAAATCGTTGTCATCGGTGGTTCGGGCCTGATCGGCTCGCGTGTCGTCACGCTGCTCGCCGAAGCGGGTCATCAGGCGCTGGCCGCCTCGCCGAGCACCGGCGTCAATACCGTCACGGGAGAGGGCCTGGCCGAAGCATTGACGGATGCGGATGTCGTGGTGGACGTCGCGAATGCGCCGTCGTGGGAGCCGCAGGCGGTACTGGACTTCTTCCGCACGGCGGCACGCAATCTCGGCAAGGCCGAAGTGGCCGCGGGCGTGCGCCATCACGTCGCGCTGTCGATCGTCGGCTGCGACCGGATGCCGGAGAACGGCTATTTCCTGGCCAAGGTCGCGCAGGAGCAGGCGATCGAAGCGGCGGGCGTGCCGTACACGATCGTGCGCGCGACGCAATTCATGGAATTCATCGGCGGCATCGCGGACTTCAGCACGCAAGACGGCACGGTCCGCATCGGCGACGGCCTGTTCCAGCCGATCGCCGCGGAAGACGTGTCGGCGCTCGTCGCGCAGATCGCGCTTGGCGGGCCGCAGAACGGCACGGTCGAGATCGCGGGCCCGGATCGCGCGCCGTTCGCGGAGATCGTCGCGCGCTACCTGAAATCGGTCGGCGATCCGCGCGCGGTGGTGACCGACCGCGAAGCCCGCTACTACGGCGGCCGCGTCGAGGAAACCTCGCTGGTGCCGCTCGGGAAGGCGCGACTCGGCCGCATCGGCCTCGACGCGTGGCTGGCGCGAGGCTGA
- a CDS encoding carboxymuconolactone decarboxylase family protein: MTQRINYFQQSPELTKKLVELDGLFQKTTIETPIRELVEIRASQLNGCAFCVDMHTKMAKIHGERELRLHHVAIWRESTLFSPRERAALAWTEALTQIPSHGVPDELYERVRGHYSEKELSDLTFLVGAINCWNRLNVAFRVVPGSFDKMFGLDKANLE; this comes from the coding sequence ATGACGCAACGTATCAACTACTTCCAGCAATCGCCGGAGCTGACCAAGAAGCTCGTCGAACTCGACGGGCTGTTTCAGAAGACGACGATCGAGACGCCGATCCGCGAGCTCGTCGAGATTCGCGCGTCGCAGCTCAACGGCTGCGCGTTCTGCGTCGACATGCACACCAAGATGGCAAAGATCCACGGCGAGCGCGAACTGCGCCTGCATCACGTCGCGATCTGGCGCGAGTCGACGCTGTTCTCGCCGCGCGAGCGCGCCGCGCTCGCCTGGACCGAAGCGCTGACGCAGATCCCGTCGCACGGCGTGCCCGACGAGCTCTACGAACGCGTGCGGGGCCACTATTCCGAGAAGGAACTGTCGGATCTCACCTTCCTCGTGGGCGCCATCAACTGCTGGAACCGGCTGAACGTCGCCTTCCGCGTCGTGCCCGGCTCGTTCGACAAGATGTTCGGGCTCGACAAGGCCAACCTGGAGTAA
- a CDS encoding bestrophin family protein, which translates to MHLGKSYKLAEFLIWTRWKVYELLAFGTFPVVLYTFFSVRWLSLPLTIVALLGTATSFIVGFKNVQTYNRAADALDIWIGILSKSRRWGQVVQDFVGDEEIARTLVHRHLAWLTALRYDLRRPRVWESTNKRYNAEYRRFYRVPEWEQDIRELLPAYLSPSEAAQACASASIATFVLSLQRRTLAMLHTAGRLDTSFYMDLHKTIGDFTDLQSRAERFKNFPYPRQYATVSSLFVRFFCLSLPFGLLNEFNRLNDGVSGFMHGYMVWLVVPCSVAVSWMYTSLDQVGESTENPFEGGANDVPISTLCGTIERDLRAMLGEHAGAPCGDTIIAL; encoded by the coding sequence ATGCATCTCGGAAAATCCTACAAGCTTGCGGAATTCCTGATCTGGACGCGCTGGAAAGTTTACGAGCTCCTCGCTTTCGGGACCTTCCCGGTCGTCCTGTACACGTTCTTTTCGGTCAGATGGCTGTCGCTCCCGCTGACGATCGTGGCGCTGCTCGGCACCGCGACGTCGTTCATCGTCGGCTTCAAGAATGTCCAGACGTACAACCGCGCCGCAGACGCGCTGGACATCTGGATCGGCATCCTGAGCAAAAGCCGTCGCTGGGGGCAGGTCGTGCAGGACTTCGTCGGCGACGAAGAGATCGCGCGAACCCTCGTCCATCGCCACCTTGCGTGGCTCACCGCGCTGCGCTACGACTTGCGCCGCCCGCGCGTCTGGGAAAGCACGAACAAGCGCTACAACGCGGAGTACCGCCGGTTCTATCGCGTGCCGGAGTGGGAACAGGACATCCGGGAACTGCTCCCGGCGTACCTGTCACCGTCCGAAGCGGCACAGGCGTGCGCGTCCGCTTCCATCGCGACGTTCGTGCTGAGCCTGCAACGCCGCACGCTCGCGATGCTGCACACGGCCGGCCGCCTCGATACGAGCTTCTACATGGACCTGCACAAGACGATCGGGGATTTCACCGACCTCCAGTCGCGCGCGGAGCGTTTCAAGAATTTCCCGTATCCGCGCCAGTACGCGACCGTCAGCTCGCTGTTCGTCCGCTTCTTCTGCCTGTCTTTGCCGTTCGGTTTGCTGAACGAGTTCAACCGGCTGAACGACGGCGTGAGCGGTTTCATGCACGGCTACATGGTCTGGCTGGTGGTGCCGTGCAGTGTCGCGGTGTCGTGGATGTACACCTCGCTCGACCAGGTCGGCGAGAGCACCGAGAACCCGTTCGAAGGCGGCGCGAACGACGTGCCCATTTCGACGCTGTGCGGCACGATCGAGCGCGATCTCAGGGCGATGCTCGGGGAACACGCAGGCGCGCCGTGCGGCGACACGATCATCGCGCTGTAG
- a CDS encoding universal stress protein — MYTNIMVAVDGSPSSQRALDEGLKVARSCGARLFAVFVVDKSLLITYSGRLDPDALLDEIRRDGASVLRHVERTIAHAAVNGETELVETELGESVAERLQRYVAERSIDLAVVGTHGRRGVRRLFLGSVAERFLRGSSCPVLLMRGTDAAPAAAAA, encoded by the coding sequence ATGTACACGAACATCATGGTCGCCGTGGACGGCAGCCCTTCATCGCAACGCGCGCTCGACGAGGGCTTGAAGGTGGCGCGCTCGTGCGGTGCGCGCCTGTTCGCCGTTTTCGTCGTCGACAAGTCGTTGCTGATCACTTACAGCGGGCGCCTGGACCCGGATGCATTGCTCGACGAGATCCGGCGCGACGGCGCGTCGGTCCTGCGACACGTCGAACGAACCATCGCGCATGCTGCGGTCAACGGCGAGACGGAACTCGTCGAGACCGAGCTGGGCGAGAGTGTCGCCGAACGGCTGCAGCGCTACGTCGCCGAGCGGTCGATCGATCTCGCGGTGGTCGGCACTCACGGGCGGCGCGGGGTCCGGCGGCTGTTCCTCGGCAGCGTCGCCGAACGGTTCCTGCGCGGATCGAGCTGCCCGGTCCTGCTCATGCGCGGCACCGACGCCGCACCGGCCGCGGCGGCGGCGTAG
- a CDS encoding Ohr family peroxiredoxin, whose protein sequence is MDDKKLQAPPLSLLDRYRGQAFQPLYTTSVTVTGGETGHGRASGVVRSDDGSLALELRLPAELGGPGGGTNPEQLLAAGYAACFHGALNLLEQRAGAAPTETVVEVRVAFGRDPMDGGHALIFEVRVRMPGVERSVAEERVRAAERLCPYAKMARQGAVNLVTVVD, encoded by the coding sequence ATGGACGACAAGAAGCTCCAGGCCCCTCCGCTTTCCCTCCTCGACCGGTATCGAGGCCAGGCGTTTCAGCCGCTCTATACGACGAGCGTCACCGTGACCGGCGGCGAGACGGGACACGGCCGCGCGTCGGGCGTCGTTCGCTCCGACGACGGCAGCCTTGCCCTCGAGCTGCGCCTGCCCGCCGAACTCGGCGGCCCGGGCGGCGGCACCAATCCCGAACAGCTGCTCGCCGCCGGCTACGCCGCGTGCTTTCACGGCGCCCTGAACCTGCTCGAGCAACGCGCGGGCGCGGCGCCAACTGAGACCGTCGTGGAGGTCCGGGTTGCGTTCGGCCGTGATCCGATGGACGGCGGTCATGCGTTGATCTTCGAGGTTCGCGTCCGGATGCCCGGCGTCGAGCGCAGCGTCGCCGAAGAGCGGGTGCGCGCCGCGGAGCGCCTGTGCCCGTACGCCAAGATGGCCAGGCAAGGCGCCGTCAATCTCGTGACCGTCGTCGACTGA
- a CDS encoding LysR family transcriptional regulator, giving the protein MNHSEPSEYGVRRDLAGRANALSASFGASYAGILAFVAVASEGSFTKAAERLGVGRPAVSRNVQKLEAQLSTRLFQRTTRTTELTCEGRRFYENCHQGVAQIVEAMNDMLELRQGPPRGLIRISSAVGFGRKIVAPLLAKFTDAYPDIDIDLLLDDRPIDLVSERIDVSFRNGRIEDSSIIARQLIPMQMALCAAPSYVATHGLPQSLEDLDRHACINFRFASGRLFEWEFNVDGRPRKYLPTSRLTFNDADLVLRAVLNGAGIAQLAGYQIRDHLASKALVVALAKHVPEDRGHYICYLSRQHLPTRIRIFVDFMTEQIRALDLNCMTQFNRDLTVASSPGLAA; this is encoded by the coding sequence ATGAATCATTCGGAACCATCGGAGTACGGCGTGCGGCGCGACCTGGCCGGTCGCGCCAATGCCCTGTCGGCGAGCTTTGGCGCGAGCTATGCGGGCATCCTGGCATTCGTTGCCGTGGCGAGCGAGGGCAGCTTCACCAAGGCCGCCGAACGGCTCGGCGTCGGGCGGCCGGCCGTGAGCCGGAACGTCCAGAAGCTCGAGGCGCAACTGAGCACGCGGTTGTTCCAGCGAACCACGCGCACGACCGAACTGACGTGCGAGGGCCGGCGCTTCTACGAGAACTGCCATCAGGGCGTGGCGCAGATCGTGGAAGCCATGAACGACATGCTCGAGTTGCGGCAGGGGCCGCCGCGCGGCCTCATTCGCATCAGCTCGGCCGTGGGCTTCGGCAGGAAGATCGTGGCGCCGCTGCTGGCCAAATTCACGGACGCGTACCCGGACATCGACATCGACCTGCTGCTCGACGACCGGCCGATCGACCTGGTGTCCGAGCGGATCGACGTGTCGTTCCGCAACGGGCGCATCGAGGATTCCAGCATCATCGCGCGCCAATTGATTCCGATGCAGATGGCACTCTGTGCGGCGCCGTCGTACGTGGCGACGCACGGGCTCCCGCAGAGCCTGGAAGATCTCGACCGGCACGCGTGCATCAATTTCAGGTTCGCGAGCGGACGCCTGTTCGAATGGGAGTTCAATGTCGACGGCCGTCCGCGGAAGTACCTGCCGACCTCGCGCCTCACGTTCAACGACGCGGACCTGGTATTGCGCGCGGTGCTGAACGGAGCGGGCATCGCACAGTTGGCGGGCTACCAGATCCGCGACCATCTCGCATCGAAGGCGCTCGTCGTCGCGCTGGCGAAGCATGTGCCGGAAGATCGCGGCCACTACATCTGCTATCTGAGCCGGCAACACCTGCCGACGCGCATCCGCATCTTCGTCGATTTCATGACCGAGCAGATTCGCGCGCTCGACCTGAACTGCATGACGCAGTTCAACCGGGATCTCACGGTTGCTTCGTCGCCGGGATTGGCGGCTTGA